A portion of the Juglans microcarpa x Juglans regia isolate MS1-56 chromosome 1D, Jm3101_v1.0, whole genome shotgun sequence genome contains these proteins:
- the LOC121264461 gene encoding LOW QUALITY PROTEIN: E3 SUMO-protein ligase SIZ1-like (The sequence of the model RefSeq protein was modified relative to this genomic sequence to represent the inferred CDS: deleted 2 bases in 1 codon), with the protein MQKEMDLVSDCQGKLASFRIKELKDVLAQLGLSKQGRKQDLVDRILLVLSDEEVSTARGSAKKNIIGKNGAVKIIADACRKIQNMESADLPTKGQSALETISLKPEGEFENSINSDVKIYCPCRSSLPTESMIQCVDPSCQVQQHIGCVIVPEKPLEGIPPVPLFYCEMCRIKRADPFWVTVVDILSPVKLVASTIPTDDTNPLQNVEKTFQLTKDDRDLLQNTEYDVQAWCILLNDSVSFRMQWPLHVDLQINGMQVRTVNRHGSQLLGANGRDDGAFIKLYIGEGINKISLSGRDARVFCFGIRLVRRRTVQQVLNLIPGEADGEAFEDALARVRRCIRGGDAGTNEDSDSDVELIADSITVSLRCPMSGSRMKVAGRFKSCAHMGCFDLEVFVELNQRSRKWQCPICLKNYSLEDIIIDPYFNRITTMMRHCGEDIMEINVKADGSWSAKTSGAFSDLAQWHFPDGSFCIVNDKAASSFEFPRQIKEEDDIKEHSDLNIGIRNQCGFTVSEHQHVVLSSRNRLEANNENSGQNVITMSSSATNRSGGDDENPSINQDSGALLESESTNDGNEITSMSHSGPTFGIQNGSSALREDADIIVLSDSEEENNLVRSLSALPSVPDPYVEDPVLNIGVSSCLGLFNVSESGNGSEIGLSPWPYSMGTQAGSAFQLFGTDSDVSDAFVDLDCTSVPCSVPMNGNIEASRSTVNSGGHILSSSVCYTSNEIDDGMVDNPMAFISEDPSLQNFLPIQSAEMLEQSNVEHPHPVLSGFEDWISLRVGSKGGIVDTDIGAHAVSAAANGLGLRNPNGSNEVTTNTDMNDEARSNRTNSRKLSGGPFSFPRQPRSVRQRTCVFQ; encoded by the exons GATCTTGTGGACAGAATCTTGTTGGTGCTTTCAGATGAGGAGG TTTCCACTGCACGTGGTTCAGCTAAGAAAAACATAATTGGGAAGAATGGAGCGGTGAAAATAATTGCTGATGCTTGCAG GAAAATTCAGAACATGGAATCGGCTGATTTGCCAACCAAGGGACAGAGTGCGTTGGAAACCATCAGTCTGAAGCCTGAaggagaatttgaaaattctatcAATTCGGATGTGAAGATTTACTGCCCATGTAGAAGTTCATTGCCTACTGAGTCCATGATTCAG TGTGTAGATCCAAGTTGTCAAGTGCAGCAACATATTGGCTGTGTTATTGTTCCTGAGAAGCCGTTGGAGGGCATCCCACCAGTTCCTCTATTCTATTGTGAAATGTGCCGAATCAAACGAGCAGATCC TTTCTGGGTGACTGTTGTAGATATTCTATCTCCTGTGAAGTTAGTTGCTTCAACTATTCCCACTGATGA TACAAATCCACTACAGAATGTGGAAAAAACATTTCAGCTGACAAAAGATGATAGAGATTTGCTACAGAATACTGAATATGATGTTCAG GCTTGGTGCATACTTCTCAATGATAGCGTTTCATTTAGGATGCAGTGGCCACTGCATGTAGATTTACAGATTAATG GTATGCAAGTTAGAACAGTTAATAGACATGGATCTCAGTTGTTAGGTGCTAATGGTCGTGATGATGGTGCATTT ATCAAATTATACATCGGGGAGGGAATTAACAAGATTTCCTTGTCAGGACGTGATGCTCGTGTTTTCTGCTTTGGCATCAGACTTGTAAGGCGGCGTACCGTTCAACAG GTTCTCAACTTGATACCTGGGGAAGCAGATGGTGAGGCTTTTGAGGATGCACTTGCCCGTGTTCGTCGTTGCATTCGTGGTGGGGATGCTGGAACAAATGAAGACAGTGATAGTGATGTGGAACTCATTGCTGATTCAATTACAGTTAGTCTTCGCTGCCCT ATGAGTGGCTCTAGAATGAAGGTTGCTGGTAGATTCAAATCTTGTGCCCACATGGGCTGCTTTGATCTTGAAGTTTTTGTGGAGCTAAACCAACGCTCTAGGAAG TGGCAATGTCCCATTTGTCTCAAGAACTACTCCTTGGAGGACATCATCATTGACCCTTATTTCAATCGCATCACAACTATG ATGAGGCACTGTGGAGAAGACATTATGGAGATTAATGTGAAAGCTGATGGTTCTTGGAGTGCAAAAACCAGTGGTGCATTTAGTGATCTTGCGCAATGGCATTTCCCTGACGGTTCCTTTTGCATTGTTAATGATAAAGCTGCATCGAGTTTTGAATTCCCAAGGCAGATTAAGGAGGAAGATGATATAAAAGAACACAGTGATCTAAATATAGGTATAAGAAATCAATGTGGGTTTACGGTCAGCGAACATCAGCATGTTGTCCTCTCCTCCAGGAATCGACTAGAGGCAAATAATGAGAATAGTGGCCAAAATGTCATAACAATGTCCAGCAGTGCCACTAATAGAAGTGGCGGAGATGATGAAAACCCAAGTATTAATCAGGACTCAGGGGCCTTATTGGAATCCGAA TCTACCAATGATGGAAATGAGATCACTTCAATGTCCCATTCTGGCCCTACTTTTGGAATTCAAAATGGGAGTTCTGCACTAAGGGAGGATGCAGACATCATAGTTCTTAGTGATTCAGAAGAAGAGAATAATCTTGTGCGTTCTTTGTCTGCTCTTCCAAGTGTTCCAGACCCATATGTGGAAGATCCAGTATTGAATATTGGTGTGAGCTCTTGTTTGGGTCTCTTTAATGTCAGTGAGAGTGGTAATGGCAGTGAGATTGGATTGTCTCCCTGGCCATATTCTATGGGTACTCAAGCAGGCTCTGCTTTCCAACTATTTGGCACAGATTCAGATGTCTCAGATGCTTTTGTCGATTTGGATTGTACTTCAGTTCCTTGTTCAGTGCCTATGAATGGTAACATAGAAGCTTCAAGATCAACTGTAAATTCTGGTGGACATATCCTAAGTTCTTCTGTTTGCTATACCAGTAATGAAATAGATGATGGCATGGTTGATAATCCCATGGCATTTATTAGTGAGGACCCCTCACTGCAAAATTTCCTTCCGATTCAGTCGGCTGAGATGTTGGAGCAGTCTAATGTTGAACACCCACATCCTGTATTGAGTGGTTTTGAGGATTGGATTTCTCTTAGGGTTGGAAGCAAAGGTGGAATTGTTGACACTGATATTGGGGCTCATGCAGTGTCTGCAGCTGCAAATGGGCTAGGTTTGAGAAATCCTAATGGATCAAACGAAG TTACTACAAATACAGATATGAATGATGAAGCTAGGTCTAACAGGACAAATAGTAGGAAATTGTCAGGTGGCCCTTTCTCCTTTCCTCGCCAGCCACGGTCCGTGAGACAACGGACGTGTGTTTTTCAATAG
- the LOC121264455 gene encoding general transcription factor IIF subunit 2 has product MDEQGGSTRSGQKNGNGNNIIDEFLDTSKAERAMWLMKCPPLVSRSLQSPPDAPDPARPVAKVVLSIDPLRSNDDSSPQFTMELAGTESGHIPKCYSMDMSKDFIPMSVFSESSQGKCSVEGKILNKFDMKPHNQDIENYGKLCRERTNKYMTKSRQIQVIDNDNGAHMRPMPGMISVASGPSDKKKMPAKGSDVKRTRRDRGEMEEIMFKLFERQPNWTLRQLIQETDQPEQFMKDILKDLCVYNNKGANQGSYELKPEYRRTNEEPTPK; this is encoded by the exons ATGGACGAGCAAGGAGGCAGCACCAGAAGCGGCCAGAAAAATGGCAACGGCAACAATATTATCGACGAGTTCTTGGACACGAGCAAAGCGGAGAGAGCAATGTGGCTCATGAAATGCCCTCCCCTCGTCTCTCGCTCTCTCCAGTCTCCTCCGGATGCGCCCGACCCTGCTCGCCCTGTCGCCAAAGTCGTCCTCTCCATCGACCCACTCCGCTCCAACGATGACTCCTCTCCTCAG TTCACCATGGAATTGGCTGGCACTGAATCTGGACATATACCCAAGTGTTACTCTATGGATATGTCTAAAGACTTCATTCCAATGTCTGTGTTTTCTGAGTCATCACAAG GGAAGTGTTCTGTGGAGGGAAAAATACTGAACAAATTTGACATGAAGCCCCATAACCAGGATATTGAGAACTATGGGAAACTCTGCCGtgaaagaacaaataaatatatgactAAGAGTAGACAGATACAG GTGATCGACAATGATAATGGGGCTCATATGAGGCCTATGCCAGGGATGATTAGTGTGGCTTCTGGACCGAGT GATAAGAAGAAAATGCCAGCTAAGGGCTCAGACGTGAAAAGAACAAGAAGGGATCGCGGtgaaatggaagaaattatgTTTAAGCTATTTGAAAGGCAACCAAATTGGACTTTAAGACAGCTTATCCAGGAGACAGACCAACCTGAA CAATTTATGAAAGACATACTCAAAGACCTGTGTGTCTACAATAACAAGGGAGCTAACCAAGGATCTTATGAGCTGAAGCCGGAATACAGGAGAACAAATGAGGAGCCAACTCCCAAATAG
- the LOC121264444 gene encoding uncharacterized protein LOC121264444, giving the protein MEFFFRNLNEESTPQLDMLRCPFLRNINEPTNFSFSSSLAFPMPVRGAKGPIFEDGPNFDMAFRLFHGCDGVVPLSAKSFVSSEKVVPEQVPAQFNPLAAKAATISLSSFGPGGPFSFDSFSEKFKSQKRKSNSSKKDSSSQGGNSKHEALSNEWLQTGNCPIAKSYRAVSNVLPLVAKAFQPPPGMKFKCPPAIVAARAAIAQTAFAKNLRPQPLPAKVLVIGLLGMAANVPLGIWREHTEKFSPAWFAAVHAAVPFIGMLRKSVLMPKAAMAFTIAASVLGQVIGSRAERHRMKAVAAKKLVLAGAPAGSNPPSVVKSKGGHCGEIVNWNPVSLDLSGSSSPADVYC; this is encoded by the exons ATggaatttttctttagaaaCCTAAATGAAGAGTCTACGCCTCAGCTGGACATGCTTAGATGTCCATTCTTAAGGAACATCAATGAACCGACTAACTTCTCCTTCTCATCGTCCCTGGCTTTCCCAATGCCT GTACGTGGAGCCAAAGGTCCCATTTTTGAAGATGGCCCCAACTTTGATATGGCATTTAGGCTTTTTCATGGGTGCGACGGAGTAGTCCCCCTTTCTGCAAAATCATTTGTGAGTTCTGAGAAAGTAGTGCCTGAGCAAGTTCCAGCCCAGTTCAATCCTTTAGCGGCTAAGGCAGCCACTATCAGCCTGTCATCCTTTGGACCTGGAGGACCtttcagttttgattcattttctgagaaGTTTAAGAGtcagaaaagaaaatccaactcATCCAAGAAAGATTCTTCTTCACAG GGAGGAAATTCAAAGCATGAGGCATTGAGCAACGAGTGGCTTCAAACTGGAAATTGCCCCATTGCAAAGTCTTATCGAGCAGTTAGCAATGTTCTTCCCCTAGTTGCTAAGGCATTTCAGCCCCCTCCAGGTATGAAATTCAAGTGCCCGCCTGCAATAGTTGCAGCCCGAGCAGCTATAGCACAAACTGCTTTTGCAAAGAACCTCCGGCCACAACCCCTGCCTGCAAAAGTACTTGTGATTGGATTACTGGGGATGGCAGCAAATGTTCCTTTAGGGATATGGAGAGAACACACTGAGAAATTCTCACCAGCCTGGTTCGCTGCAGTTCATGCGGCTGTTCCATTCATAGGTATGCTGAGGAAGTCCGTGTTGATGCCCAAAGCAGCTATGGCTTTTACCATTGCAGCATCAGTGTTAGGACAGGTCATTGGATCTAGAGCAGAACGTCACCGAATGAAGGCAGTAGCTGCAAAGAAATTGGTTCTTGCAGGAGCACCTGCTGGGTCAAATCCGCCAAGTGTGGTTAAATCAAAAGGCGGACATTGTGGTGAAATTGTGAACTGGAATCCAGTTTCCCTTGACCTGTCTGGGTCTTCTTCTCCAGCAGATGTttattgctaa